The following proteins come from a genomic window of Flavobacterium crocinum:
- a CDS encoding putative signal transducing protein, producing MESFQTIAVFNYQHETVVLKHLLEQEEIPYFFENEMTLSVMPLYSNALGGIKLKVHPEDFEQVQQILDNLNNPLKIV from the coding sequence ATGGAAAGCTTTCAAACTATTGCCGTATTCAATTATCAGCACGAAACAGTGGTTCTCAAACACTTACTGGAGCAAGAAGAAATTCCATACTTTTTTGAAAACGAAATGACACTTTCCGTTATGCCACTTTACTCCAACGCACTTGGCGGAATCAAACTCAAAGTTCATCCGGAAGACTTCGAACAAGTTCAGCAAATTCTGGACAATCTCAACAATCCGCTTAAAATCGTTTGA
- the rnr gene encoding ribonuclease R, with amino-acid sequence MSKKIRKPIKKEKDFSGKILKILSQNANKPFNYKQIGAKLELDDTKSRNQIIKDLKILAAQKKIVETEPGKYLVKAISQDYYEGTIDMTSRKTAYFICDEFEEDVFIPTNNLNRALDKDKVKVYVYNRRKGKRPEGEVIEVLERDKTEFVGVIDMQPNFAFVSTANPKMYTDIFIPKDKLGEAENGDVVLVKIEDWPKRADSPFGSVIRVLGKPGEHNTEIHAILAEYGLPSDFPVEVEVYAQKLDTSIQESEIAKRRDMRDTLTFTIDPKDAKDFDDALSFKKLENGNFEIGIHIADVSYYLEEGTILDDEAYQRATSVYLVDRVVPMLPEVLSNFACSLRPNEEKYTFSAVFEVSPTAQVINQWFGRTVIYSDQRFAYEEAQYIIETKDNTIPVDVSITGESYIVSDEITEATLKLDELAKILRKKRMQQGAISFDKVEVKFNLDAEGEPEGVYFKISKDANHLIEEFMLLANRKVAEYIGKQKKTFVYRIHDEPNEDKLIAMATVIAKFGYKIDFRNKGDISKSLNALMEEVNGKKEQNLIDTLAIRSMSKAKYSTENIGHYGLAFDYYSHFTSPIRRYPDVMVHRLLQYYLDGGASVDEETYETKCLHCSNMESLATNAERDSIKYMQVKYMQDHQDEEFLGVISGVTEWGIYVEIVSNKCEGMVRIREIKDDYYTFDEKQYALVGATSNSILQLGDEIYVKVKNADLVKKQLDFHFLRRAE; translated from the coding sequence ATGAGTAAGAAAATTAGAAAGCCGATAAAAAAAGAGAAAGATTTCTCCGGGAAAATCCTGAAGATTTTATCGCAAAATGCCAATAAGCCATTTAATTACAAACAGATAGGAGCGAAGTTAGAACTTGACGATACAAAAAGCAGAAACCAGATTATAAAAGACTTAAAGATACTGGCTGCTCAAAAGAAAATTGTAGAAACAGAACCAGGAAAATATTTAGTTAAAGCAATCAGTCAGGATTATTATGAAGGAACGATAGATATGACGAGCAGAAAAACGGCATATTTTATTTGTGACGAATTTGAAGAAGATGTTTTTATCCCTACTAATAACTTGAATCGTGCTTTAGACAAAGACAAAGTAAAGGTTTATGTTTATAACCGTAGAAAAGGAAAAAGACCTGAAGGTGAAGTAATTGAAGTTCTGGAAAGAGATAAAACAGAGTTTGTAGGTGTAATAGATATGCAACCTAACTTTGCATTTGTTTCGACTGCAAATCCTAAGATGTATACCGATATTTTTATTCCCAAAGATAAATTGGGAGAAGCAGAAAACGGTGATGTTGTTTTAGTCAAGATTGAAGACTGGCCAAAGAGAGCTGATAGTCCGTTTGGATCTGTAATCAGAGTTTTAGGAAAACCTGGAGAACATAATACTGAAATTCATGCTATTCTGGCTGAATACGGCTTGCCTTCTGATTTTCCGGTAGAAGTAGAGGTGTATGCTCAAAAACTGGATACTTCCATTCAGGAATCTGAGATTGCAAAACGTCGTGATATGCGTGATACACTTACGTTTACAATCGATCCAAAAGATGCAAAAGATTTTGATGACGCCTTGTCATTCAAAAAGTTAGAAAATGGAAATTTCGAAATAGGAATCCATATTGCCGATGTTTCGTATTACTTAGAAGAAGGAACAATTCTGGATGATGAAGCCTATCAAAGAGCGACCTCGGTTTATTTAGTGGATAGAGTAGTGCCAATGCTTCCTGAAGTATTGTCCAACTTTGCCTGTTCACTTCGTCCAAATGAAGAGAAATATACTTTCTCTGCAGTATTTGAAGTTTCTCCAACAGCTCAGGTTATTAACCAATGGTTTGGAAGAACAGTAATTTATTCCGATCAGCGTTTTGCTTATGAAGAAGCGCAATATATCATTGAAACAAAAGATAATACCATTCCGGTTGATGTTTCTATTACCGGAGAATCGTATATTGTTTCAGATGAAATTACCGAAGCGACTTTAAAACTGGATGAATTGGCTAAGATTTTGAGAAAGAAAAGAATGCAGCAAGGTGCGATTTCTTTTGATAAAGTAGAAGTGAAGTTCAATCTCGATGCTGAAGGAGAACCGGAAGGCGTTTATTTCAAGATCTCAAAAGATGCCAATCATTTGATTGAAGAATTCATGCTTTTGGCTAACCGAAAAGTAGCAGAATACATTGGAAAACAAAAGAAAACCTTTGTTTACCGTATTCACGATGAACCAAATGAAGACAAGTTAATTGCAATGGCAACAGTTATTGCTAAATTTGGTTATAAAATAGATTTCCGTAACAAAGGCGATATTTCTAAGTCTTTGAATGCATTGATGGAAGAAGTAAACGGTAAAAAAGAGCAAAACTTAATTGATACTCTTGCCATTAGAAGTATGAGCAAAGCCAAATATTCGACAGAGAATATTGGTCATTATGGTTTGGCTTTTGATTATTACAGCCATTTTACATCGCCAATTCGTCGTTATCCGGACGTTATGGTACACCGTTTGCTGCAATATTATCTGGATGGAGGAGCTTCTGTAGACGAAGAAACTTATGAAACCAAATGTCTGCATTGTTCCAATATGGAAAGTTTAGCAACTAATGCTGAACGAGATAGTATCAAATATATGCAGGTTAAATACATGCAGGATCATCAGGACGAAGAATTCCTTGGCGTTATTTCCGGTGTTACCGAATGGGGAATTTATGTTGAAATCGTTTCGAATAAATGCGAAGGAATGGTAAGAATCAGAGAAATAAAAGATGATTATTATACTTTCGACGAAAAACAATATGCCTTGGTTGGAGCTACTTCAAACAGCATTTTGCAATTGGGAGACGAAATTTATGTTAAAGTAAAAAATGCCGATTTGGTTAAAAAACAATTAGATTTTCATTTTTTAAGAAGAGCCGAATAA
- a CDS encoding thioredoxin family protein encodes MKKYIILLILFSIQITQANWLTSYEDAQKMALTTNRFIIVDFWATWCGPCLEMEKNIWNNEQLQETLQGFVKLKIDIDSNKELAAKYGINSIPNILIIDANGKVIHNILGYQNISNLKSEIEKFNLSTEFLSVDLINYFKAKNFSTTIKLTQKYYDFSLLVDRNIKKKTFNVCKEYLNDYKATLDKKDIDYQKKNQKIELYKLYEFAYNFEFNKLNKKIIEFKTEEIDPINEYSYWFLKYLAEKVTSKTTSDIEEILKNKGLESVINKGNELYSFYTK; translated from the coding sequence ATGAAAAAATACATCATCCTACTAATACTTTTTTCCATTCAAATTACGCAAGCCAATTGGCTTACATCCTACGAAGATGCTCAAAAAATGGCATTAACTACCAATAGATTTATTATTGTTGACTTCTGGGCAACCTGGTGCGGTCCTTGCTTGGAAATGGAAAAAAATATATGGAACAATGAACAATTGCAAGAAACCCTTCAAGGTTTTGTAAAACTAAAAATTGATATAGATTCAAATAAGGAATTAGCTGCTAAATATGGAATAAACAGCATTCCAAACATTTTAATTATAGATGCCAATGGTAAAGTTATCCATAACATTTTAGGCTATCAAAATATATCAAATTTAAAATCTGAAATAGAAAAATTCAACTTATCAACAGAGTTCCTATCTGTGGATTTAATAAACTATTTTAAAGCTAAAAACTTTAGCACTACAATTAAACTTACTCAGAAATATTATGATTTTTCACTTCTAGTAGACAGAAACATAAAAAAGAAAACTTTCAATGTCTGTAAAGAATATTTAAATGATTATAAAGCAACATTAGATAAAAAGGATATAGATTATCAAAAAAAGAATCAAAAAATAGAACTGTACAAATTATATGAATTCGCCTATAATTTTGAATTTAATAAGCTAAATAAAAAAATCATAGAGTTTAAAACAGAAGAAATAGATCCTATAAATGAGTACTCCTATTGGTTTTTAAAGTATTTAGCAGAAAAAGTCACTTCAAAAACGACATCTGACATTGAAGAAATCCTAAAAAATAAAGGATTAGAAAGTGTTATTAACAAAGGAAATGAACTCTATTCTTTTTATACAAAATAA
- a CDS encoding LysE family translocator, whose amino-acid sequence MINDILAGLPWGLFLSFMVGPVFFILLETSITKGFRAAIVFDFGVVLGDIFFIAIAYLGSYRLISSLKDKPALFIFGGIIMLAYGIISFVRLKKEEKINDEEIDRDIIKRNYGSLFVKGFLLNVINIGVLGFWLAVIISVGPKLQMQTPRMMTFFTAVIVTYLLVDCLKIVLAKQLKSKMTPTNILKIKKGISIVLMVFGVALMVQGWFPKEKEMVKNAFEKIEK is encoded by the coding sequence ATGATAAATGATATTCTGGCTGGACTGCCATGGGGACTTTTTCTAAGCTTTATGGTAGGTCCGGTATTTTTTATACTATTAGAAACCAGTATTACAAAGGGATTCAGAGCTGCAATAGTTTTTGATTTTGGTGTAGTTTTAGGAGATATATTTTTTATAGCAATCGCCTATTTAGGAAGTTACAGATTAATTTCCAGTTTAAAAGACAAACCAGCACTCTTTATTTTTGGCGGAATCATAATGTTGGCCTATGGTATAATTTCTTTTGTGAGATTAAAAAAAGAAGAAAAAATAAACGACGAAGAAATCGACCGTGATATTATTAAAAGAAATTACGGCAGTTTATTTGTAAAAGGCTTTTTACTTAACGTTATTAACATTGGTGTTTTAGGATTCTGGCTGGCAGTAATTATTTCTGTTGGACCAAAATTACAAATGCAGACACCAAGAATGATGACATTTTTCACTGCAGTAATTGTTACATATTTGTTGGTAGATTGCCTTAAAATAGTATTAGCCAAACAGTTAAAATCAAAAATGACACCAACTAATATTCTTAAAATTAAAAAAGGAATTAGTATTGTTTTAATGGTTTTTGGAGTTGCTCTTATGGTTCAGGGCTGGTTTCCAAAAGAAAAAGAAATGGTTAAAAATGCCTTTGAGAAGATTGAAAAGTAG
- a CDS encoding Tex family protein, with amino-acid sequence MTNIQFIAKTVQAPAVSIQNTVKLLEEDCTIPFISRYRKDSTGNLDETVIEQIAKLQKDYDTLVKRKEAVLKSIEEQKALTPELKKKIEESFDLQEIEDFYLPYKKKKKTKADVAREFGLEPLAKLIISESDADIDFISTQYINENVINEEAAIQGARDIVAEWINENIYVRKQLRRLYQRKATIATKVVKKKAEEEGAQKFNQYFDWEEPLTKAPAHRLLAMLRAENEGFIKMKIDVDIDDAYDVIDEIIIKKQNNTTAHLQLAIEDSYKRLLNPAIGNETLQEAKAKADANSIQVFANNLGQLLLAPPLGEKRILAIDPGFRSGCKVVCLDEKGDLLYNETIYPHAPQNEESMAIKKIRSMVNAYQIDAISIGNGTASRETEFFIKKIAFDKPIQVFVVSEAGASVYSASKIAREEFPNYDVTVRGSVSIGRRLSDPLAELVKIDPKAIGVGQYQHDVDQTKLKEELDSTVIRCVNSVGININTASKHLLSYVSGIGEKLAENIVQYRSENGPFEDRKQLKKVPRLGDKAYQQGAAFIRITNAKNPLDNSAVHPEAYPVVEKMAKDLNISLNELIANKEKTALIKPEKYVTPEIGLLTLKDIIKELEKPGLDPRKSAKVFEFDANVKSIKDLKTGMILPGIVNNITNFGCFVDIGIKESGLVHISQLKSGYVSDVNEVVKLHQHVDVKVTEVDEDRKRIQLTMIL; translated from the coding sequence ATGACTAATATTCAATTCATTGCCAAGACTGTTCAGGCACCGGCAGTAAGTATTCAAAACACAGTAAAATTATTAGAAGAAGACTGTACAATTCCGTTTATTTCCCGATATAGAAAAGACAGTACAGGAAACCTGGATGAAACTGTTATTGAGCAGATTGCAAAACTTCAAAAAGATTATGATACGCTTGTAAAACGTAAAGAAGCCGTTCTAAAATCTATTGAAGAGCAAAAAGCACTTACACCAGAATTGAAGAAAAAAATCGAAGAAAGTTTCGATTTACAAGAGATAGAAGATTTTTACCTTCCTTATAAAAAAAAGAAAAAAACAAAGGCAGATGTGGCGCGCGAATTTGGTTTAGAACCTTTAGCCAAACTGATTATATCTGAAAGCGATGCTGATATCGATTTTATTTCGACGCAGTATATTAATGAAAATGTTATTAACGAAGAGGCAGCAATTCAGGGCGCACGAGATATTGTAGCCGAATGGATTAACGAAAACATCTATGTTCGTAAACAACTTCGTAGATTATATCAGCGTAAAGCGACGATTGCTACAAAAGTGGTGAAAAAGAAAGCTGAAGAAGAAGGCGCACAGAAATTCAACCAGTATTTTGATTGGGAAGAACCGTTGACAAAAGCACCGGCTCACCGTTTATTAGCGATGCTTCGTGCAGAAAATGAAGGTTTTATCAAAATGAAAATCGATGTTGATATTGATGATGCTTACGATGTTATCGATGAAATTATCATTAAAAAGCAAAATAATACAACAGCTCATTTGCAATTAGCAATTGAAGACAGTTACAAACGTTTATTGAATCCGGCAATTGGAAACGAAACGTTACAGGAAGCAAAAGCAAAAGCCGATGCTAATTCCATTCAGGTTTTTGCTAACAATTTAGGACAGTTATTATTGGCTCCGCCATTGGGAGAAAAACGTATTCTGGCAATCGATCCAGGATTTAGAAGTGGTTGTAAAGTAGTTTGTCTGGACGAAAAAGGAGATTTGTTATACAATGAAACCATTTATCCGCACGCGCCTCAAAATGAGGAATCAATGGCGATCAAGAAAATCCGTTCGATGGTAAATGCGTATCAAATTGATGCGATTTCTATTGGAAACGGAACAGCTTCTCGTGAAACGGAATTTTTCATTAAAAAAATTGCTTTCGATAAACCTATTCAGGTTTTTGTGGTTTCTGAGGCAGGAGCTTCTGTTTATTCCGCTTCAAAAATTGCAAGAGAAGAATTTCCAAATTATGATGTAACCGTTCGTGGTTCTGTTTCTATCGGAAGAAGACTTTCAGATCCATTAGCCGAATTGGTAAAAATTGATCCGAAAGCGATTGGAGTAGGACAGTATCAGCATGATGTTGACCAGACGAAACTTAAAGAAGAATTGGACAGTACTGTAATCCGTTGTGTAAACTCGGTTGGAATTAATATCAACACAGCAAGTAAGCACTTATTAAGTTATGTGAGTGGAATAGGAGAGAAGCTGGCAGAAAATATAGTACAATACCGTTCTGAAAATGGGCCTTTTGAAGACAGAAAACAGCTGAAAAAAGTGCCTCGTTTAGGAGACAAAGCGTATCAGCAGGGAGCGGCATTTATTAGAATTACAAATGCTAAGAATCCGTTGGATAATTCGGCTGTGCATCCGGAGGCATATCCGGTTGTGGAAAAGATGGCGAAGGATTTGAATATTTCTTTGAATGAATTAATTGCAAATAAGGAGAAAACAGCGCTTATTAAGCCCGAAAAGTATGTAACACCTGAAATTGGTTTATTAACGCTGAAAGACATCATAAAAGAGCTTGAAAAGCCCGGATTAGATCCACGAAAGTCAGCTAAGGTTTTTGAATTTGATGCGAATGTAAAATCGATCAAAGACTTGAAAACCGGAATGATTTTGCCGGGAATTGTTAATAACATCACTAACTTTGGTTGTTTTGTTGACATCGGAATCAAAGAAAGTGGATTGGTTCATATTTCTCAGTTAAAATCGGGTTATGTGAGTGATGTAAATGAAGTGGTAAAATTGCATCAGCATGTTGATGTGAAAGTGACTGAGGTTGATGAAGACAGAAAGAGAATTCAGCTGACGATGATACTTTAA
- a CDS encoding head GIN domain-containing protein, whose protein sequence is MRKLIIGAAILFVQMSFGQVTKELGEFDTVKVYDKLSVKLVQSSENKVVIKGAREAELEAVNKNGILKLRMPFPKLLSGNDLEVTLYYKHIELIDVNEGAEVTSKETIKATSFKVSAQEGGKINVDLNVDKLKVSSVSGGEITATGKADNLDAGLGAGGYFLGSKLATSQTKVSVSAGGKADVNASTLVDAKVSAGGSIYIYGKPKQINQKTVFGGKIEEVK, encoded by the coding sequence ATGAGAAAGCTAATTATTGGAGCAGCAATTTTATTTGTACAAATGTCTTTTGGTCAGGTTACCAAAGAATTAGGTGAGTTTGATACTGTAAAAGTTTACGATAAATTAAGTGTAAAATTAGTGCAGTCATCCGAAAATAAAGTTGTTATAAAAGGAGCTAGAGAAGCAGAATTAGAGGCTGTTAATAAAAATGGAATTCTAAAACTAAGAATGCCTTTTCCAAAACTTCTTTCAGGAAATGATTTAGAAGTTACTTTGTATTATAAGCATATAGAACTAATTGATGTAAATGAAGGTGCAGAAGTAACAAGTAAAGAAACGATAAAAGCTACTTCGTTTAAAGTCAGTGCACAAGAAGGAGGAAAAATTAATGTAGATTTGAATGTTGACAAGCTAAAAGTAAGTTCCGTTTCGGGTGGAGAAATTACTGCTACAGGAAAAGCAGATAACCTTGATGCAGGATTAGGAGCCGGCGGTTATTTCCTTGGAAGTAAATTAGCCACTTCTCAGACCAAAGTAAGCGTTTCTGCGGGCGGAAAAGCAGATGTTAATGCTTCGACCCTTGTCGATGCAAAAGTGAGCGCAGGAGGCTCCATTTACATTTATGGAAAACCAAAGCAGATTAATCAGAAAACAGTTTTTGGAGGTAAAATCGAAGAAGTAAAATAA
- a CDS encoding DUF1294 domain-containing protein, producing MKILLLYFLIINSITFLLTGYDKFQTKRHNRRIPESTLFVLAFIGGSVGLLTGMFFFRHKTSKTSFIMKFLYIILVQAVIIYLKSTHNI from the coding sequence ATGAAAATTTTATTACTCTATTTTTTAATTATAAATAGCATAACATTCCTACTCACAGGTTATGATAAGTTTCAAACCAAAAGACATAACAGACGAATACCCGAAAGTACGTTGTTTGTATTAGCTTTTATTGGCGGATCTGTTGGGTTATTAACAGGTATGTTTTTCTTTAGACATAAAACGAGTAAAACTTCATTTATTATGAAGTTTCTCTATATAATTTTAGTACAGGCTGTAATTATTTATCTAAAATCAACTCATAATATATAG
- the rpiB gene encoding ribose 5-phosphate isomerase B: MKISIGNDHAGPEYKKAIVAMLEAKGYEVTNYGTDTDASVDYPDFGHPVANDVSEGKADFGIVICGSGNGIAMTVNKHPKVRAGLCWTKEIAYLTRLHNDANIVSIPARFTSIHQAVEIVETFLETAFEGGRHQNRVNKIACS; this comes from the coding sequence ATGAAAATTTCGATAGGAAACGACCACGCTGGCCCTGAATATAAAAAAGCAATTGTTGCCATGCTTGAAGCAAAAGGCTATGAAGTAACGAATTATGGTACAGATACAGATGCTTCTGTTGATTATCCTGATTTTGGACACCCGGTTGCCAATGATGTATCTGAAGGAAAAGCTGATTTTGGAATCGTAATCTGCGGAAGCGGTAACGGAATTGCAATGACTGTTAATAAACACCCGAAAGTAAGAGCTGGTTTATGCTGGACTAAGGAAATCGCTTATTTAACCCGTTTACACAACGATGCTAATATTGTGAGTATTCCGGCAAGGTTTACTTCTATTCATCAGGCAGTTGAAATTGTTGAAACATTCTTAGAAACTGCTTTTGAAGGCGGAAGACACCAAAACAGAGTAAATAAGATTGCTTGTTCATAA